The Micrococcales bacterium region ACGGTGTGGCGAAAGCCGTGGCAGCGGCCCGGGCCGCCGCCTCGTCCGGGCAAGCCACCACGGTGGCACCGGGTTGCCTTAGGGCCAGTTCCATGGCCAAGTTGGGGCCGGAAATCACCATCACTCGCGACGGGTCAAAACCGGTGACTTCCGCCAGCACCTGGGACATCCGGCTAGTTGTGCCCTGTTCAATGCCTTTCATCAGTGAAACCACCGAGGCGCCGGGTTCTAGCAGTTGGACCAGCTCGCCCAAAACGGCCCGAGCCTGTTGCGACTTCAACGCCACCGCCACCAAGAAGGCCCCGGCCAGGGCCCGGGCTGGATCGGTCGTCGCCTCGATGCCACTGGGCAGTTCAAGATCCGGCACAGACCTGGGGTTACGTCTGGTCTGGTTGATGGCCTTGGCCACCTTCGGGTCCCGCGTTAGTAGGCAGACTGACGAACCGGCATCGGCGCAAATCTGGCTGAAGACCGTGCCCCAGGCGCCGCCGCCGATTACGGCCACTTTGGTCATTTCGGATCCTCGGCAAATTGGTTGTAGGGCTCGTCCGGGGGACTTTCACCGCGCAGTTCGGCCTCCATGGCCGTAATAGTGGCCATGAGCCGCTTGGTGCCTTCGGTGGCTGCCGCCGCCTGGTCCTCCCATGTGGCAAAGTCGCTCAGGTCGAGCGGCTGGCCAACAATGAAGTTGACTGGCTTGGGCGGCCAGAGGCGGGGCAGCCTCGACCTGGGCGGCAGGATCCTGTGAGCCCCCCACTGGGCGATTGGCACCAGCGGCGCGCCGGTCTGCAAAGCCAGTCGAACCGCACCCGGCCGCCCGCGCATTGGCCACAAATCGGGGTCGTGGGTCAAGGTGCCTTCGGGGTAAATCATGACGCAT contains the following coding sequences:
- a CDS encoding 1-acyl-sn-glycerol-3-phosphate acyltransferase, whose translation is MRSHPPAPFAYKVVVTILLVPTLLLTRRHWRGRDNIPSQGGFVAAVNHISNLDFLAAVHLLTIWAGPPKVLVKDSLMRLPLLGAILKAMGLIEVKRGTAQAGASLTQAAKALQAGECVMIYPEGTLTHDPDLWPMRGRPGAVRLALQTGAPLVPIAQWGAHRILPPRSRLPRLWPPKPVNFIVGQPLDLSDFATWEDQAAAATEGTKRLMATITAMEAELRGESPPDEPYNQFAEDPK